The genomic interval AAAGTTGGCTCTAGCCCTAGAGACCTCTAGCCCTGTCTTTTTCTATATCACTATTCAATTATTGTTATGTCTTAATTCAGTCTGGCAACTACATATTAagatttaatttgaattgttaACTGCTTTTGTTCTAGCTAGTAACATCTAATTGGGCTTGACTTAACTTTTTGAAAAGTGATTCGAGTGAGTGAAAAGAAAGTATTTAACTTAAATCTAAAAAATAACTTATTTTTCGTCTGATTTTTTGATTCAAGTGCATGTTCTCTAATAATGCATTTATGTTTCAACTCTAGCTAGACCCTAACATCTATTTGGGAATTCGCTTGAGTTAAAACCTTGTATAGACTTTTAGTTTCTAAATAGATTTTTCTATCGAACTATTAGCTAACATAAATTGCACACTTTTTGTCTGCTTGCGGACCACTGTGCAGCGCAGCGGACGTCGCGTCGTTTTAACTGTTGGCCTGGCTCTGCGACTCTGGGGCTCTTggcttggctttggctttcgGGCAAACAgttcgtgttgttgctgctgccgttattgttgtcgttgttgttgttgttgttgtttttgacgATGACTGGCTCTCAGCTTGGTTGGACGGTCGGTCGTTCGGTCGGTTGTCGTTCATTTGGTTCGTTTGGTTGGCTCATAACCTGAAACTTGAATATTGTGGAATTTGAAGGTAGCGACGGACAGCGACAAcgatgatgttgctgttgttgctgttactgctgcttctgctgttgttgttgtttgtgttgtcgttgttgctgcagcagcagtagtaACAACTGCAGCGCTGCGTGCGAGCTTTCGAGTCAGCCTCAGCCGTCAGTTTGGAGCCAgttgccgtcgtcgtcgtcgtcgccgccgccgccgccgccgccgccgccgccgccgccgccgccgccgccgtcgctaTCGTCGCCAGCTGAAACGAGTTGCTGGCGAAGCGTAAAAAAAGCAACGAACGCTTGACGGGGCTGCCTGACTGCCGGACGGACTGGCTTTTGTGAGTGccccgttgttgttgcttttgctgcggctgcttggCACTGGCTGACGGGCTGACGGGCTGCCGGGCTGCCgggctgactgactggctggctggctggctgactgataCTGGTGTGGCAATAAAACTCAACTGCCAGCAGTCGCAGTTGCAATCTCAGTGAACGCAGCTCAAATCATGTTGCTGCTCTCCTAGCAGCTCAGAAGATGACTTTCGGCTGTTGTTTGTTGGCCAgcgtttgttgttattgttgttttgtgtgGCTTATAATGAtagcaacaattttgaacTCAGAGcaaagcggcaacaacaatttctcCGCACGCTGTTgtaacaacttttttgaaggCAAATTAGCGTAGAAAGttattttctgttgttttttggggtttttgattttgaatttgatttccGTTTGCAAGCTTTGCAGCTGAGCTTTTAATGTGTGAAGCTTTTGAAAACCCCACAGCTCAGCCCTCACATGcacacggcgtatgcgcaatgcgcTTTTTAAAAGCATTCCACATACGCCgtgtggccagcagcagtcACAAACAATGTGAGCCGTGAGCAACGGGCGGTGAATTCAAGCGATGAAGATAAGCACAGCCATGACTCACAGATACGagcacacgcatgcacacacacatacatacacagctAACAAAGAACGAACAACGAACAGCGAACAACACAGCGATGACAAAGATTATGAGGAACTGCGATCAGCTCGGCAATTTGGAGTTCGCCTTAAGATGCGCCACAGTTGACGCAAGATGTTCGACGCAGTTAGTCACAAGCGTCGAGTCTGGAGTCTAGACCGCCAGCCCCTATGCCGTAAAGTGGACAAAATACAGCTGCAGACAACGAGGGATGAAAAATGCGATGATGATGCGATGACGCTGAGAACCAGCCAAATGCCAAGACCGAGCGAATGTGCCGAACCGGGcgggcagcaggcagcaggcagaagGCAGGCAAACAAGCAGACGGCGGGCAACCGGGGCTGGAAAAAAGGGCAaggaaaatgtgaaacacatgcgactgcgactgccaCGACGACGCCGACCTCGATGacgataacaaaaaaaaagaaaaaaacaaaaaagaactgcaaacgaaaatgaaacgaaacgaaaactcACCCCGATgcgttctgctgctgcccgaCCCATGGCTCAAGCTGtctctggttctggttctggctctggctctggcccTGGCTCATATTCCCCCTCTGAATGCAGAAATATGCGAGCATATGGCAACCCTTATAAGCATGACAAGGGCCCGTCCGTAGCACGAAGCGTTCACACATCTGTGATGTTCGCTACTTCATGTGCAGCGGGGCTGACAGAGTTGTTGCCTTGGGTATTGTAACGGGGATTGTATTAATAAATCTAGAGGGTGGCAACACTGCCCGATTAGAGCTGGGCATTGTGATCAGTATTGCAATGTGAGGAATCTACTATCAATATTAGATAGGAATCTATTTTTAAGTAGAGATCAGCTCAGGTAAAACTTTAACCAGTATAACTATTAGGCGAAAATATAAACTGgtccaaatatatattggatATTGAGCTATGCATGTCAGTATCTTTATTCCTCACACAATAAATACCCCATATGAAAAGTTCCCatataatttttcaaatgCTGTCTGAATGTTTTCATTGATCCTAAAATCTCTGTTTTGAAATTTTACGTAAATACGAAATGAATTGATTTGGAACGTTTGGCAGTCGCTGTAGCATTGTTGTTCATTGTTGATTTCCATGCCATATATTCCAAAATCAAGAAAACGCGGCCCccaaaaatagttttgagAAACTCACGCAAAAGGCGGAAGTGATGAACGCTCAGCGAAGACGACGCAGCCAAAAGGCGAAGACATTGAAGCCAGCAGCCCCAGTGGCAGTCGCTGGCAGTCCCACGCTCGTGCTGCCTCTGACCCTGCAGCGTTCCCCTTGCTCCTGTCTCTGCTGTTacggctgctgccgccgctttcccgtgttttattttaagaagATTTTGAGCAGCAATGCTGATGAGCAATGCCAGCCAGTTCGAGGCGAGggtggctgcctgcctgcctgcctgactGACTGCGCTGTTCTCTCCATTTTCATTATGCTGCAGCGAGGGGTTGGAtgggtggtgctgctgctgctgctgctcctggcgGTGGTGATGGTGGTGTTGTTGGCAGCGATGAGCTCGGCTGGGTTTGTTGGCTCTGTATGGGGTGTGGGTTGTTCTTGTGTGTCGTTCGTCTGCCGCCTGCCTTCCATTTTCTTGATAAGTTTTTGTGCCCTTTCTCGTTGTCCTGAGCCCGGCACGTAGACAGGCGCCTGACATTGGTTGGGCGGCTTGGGTGGCTTACTCATTGGCTTTTGCTCCTTTGTGCATTGCTTCACAATTTATGAGACAACATTCAGATGCTTGTTATACGCTGTGCTCTGCTTGTAATTGGGTATATTGAACTGTAGATAAGgcaataatatgtatatggaaTATTCGATTGAATAAAAGCTCTATTCTCATTACTATACTATAAGTGAGTTATATTAGTAGGGAGCTTTAAAAAGCTGCATTGCAGCAGATAACTTGAATCTTTTAAGGCTCTAGTATGtgtgggtacagggtatttcttaGTCAAACGTTAACATCTATCACCAGTTAACCCTTTTTGGCGGCAAACTTTAATCGAGAGTTTCACTTTTCGTTCTGCTTACAGGTTAATTCAGCAATGGGTCTTCAAGCAACAGCCGCTACCAAGCGGAAGCATGAGCTGACCTTTGACAGCAAGGATGCCAACACCACCTACACGGGCAACTGTGCGCCGCCGCCGGTAAAGGCCAACAAATGGgctatcaacaacaacaactacctGGAATCGCTggaggaacaacaacagccacagcagcagcaaaaaacgAGCTCGGAACAGCTAACcgaatccaacaacaacaacgtggaGCCCGTGAAGCCAGCGCATAGTATTATTAGCAACGGTGACGAAGTTACtaacagcagcaccagcagcatcaAGAGCCCCGCGGAGGTGCCGCTGCCGCCCACGGCGAGCGCTGCGATACCCGAGGACAGCATTGCCAAGTTGGAGGTGGTGGCCGCAGTGCCCTGCGAGCCCTGGTCAACAGCTGCGTCGCCCGTGGCGGCGGCCAGCAGCGAGCCCGTAGATTGCATCTCAAAGCTGCAGGCGGTGGCCGTGCCCAGTGATCCCTGGGGCAGCATTGCCACGCGCTCCACGCTCGCCACCACGCTGCTGAGTGCGGACGAGCtggatgacgatgacgatgacttTGAGGATGACTACGAGGAGGAGGAGAGCATTATACCCACCTACTGTCCCATGCGCTATCATCCCTTtgcccagcaacaacaacagcagcagcagcagcaacagcagcagcaacaacaacagcaacaccagcagcagcagcagcaccagcaacaggctgcagctgctgcggccgcgGCAGCGCAGCAACAGCGCAGCTATCCTCCCGGCTATGGAAGCCGACCCGCCTACTACTCGGAGCCGTTTCCACAGCAGAATTGTTCACGCACCGGCAGCCCGCAGCACATGGCGCCGCGAGGCTTTGCACCGCCCCAATGGACCACAACAGGCGCAGCGACTGGCGCCGGCACGGCTGGAGCGGCGGGTGGCGCAGCGGCCACGCCCAGCggtgcccagcagcagcagcagcagcaattctATGAGAACGGTGGCGGAGTCATCTATGCACAGCCAGCTCCACAGCAGACCATACGCTGTGCCGAGAATGGCAAATCCTATCTGGACCTGGGTTGCAGCAGTGCGGCAACAACTACACCAGCCAGCACCCTGCCCAATAGCAATGGCAACACCCCGCCAGCACCCTCTTCCTTTGTGGCCGGCGGATTGCCGCTGCCGATGCCGCTGCCCCTGCCGCTGCACGGGCTGCCGCTGAAGCGCTGCTGCGACGGACGCGGCGGCTGGTGCAGCGCCAACCGCAGCTGCTACAAGGACACGCGCCTGAAGATACGCAACCTGTCCATGTTCAAGCTGTCGCGCTTCCGACAGGTGTCGGAGCAGTCGCTCTACCGCTCGGTGCTCATCTGCAATACACTGAAGCGCATCGATCGCGAGATCGAGACGGAGGCCAAGGAGTTGCACCAGGCGgcgcagcagcatcatcagcaggCAGCTGCCGCGGCAGCTGCGGCCGCCGCTCAAGCGGCACAGTATCATCCAGCctatcaacagcagcagcagcagcagcagcaacaacaacagcagcagcagcagcagcagcagcagcagcaatcccCTCCAGCGCCTTTGCATCATGCGCAGCAGGATTATGCGCCTGTGCTGAATTGCGCCCGGCTGGCCAACATGGATCATTATCAGCAGCTGGCACAGGCCCCCAGTTTCCAGCCCCAAGCGCCGCTCGGCTATCACGAGCGTCTGGaggcgccgccgccaccaTACAGAAccgcagctgcggctgcacCTAGCGGATTCCAAGCACAGCCCACACATGTCGCTGCCGCCTCGGCGACCAGCAATTGTGATACGTCCTGCAGCACCACGCTGCATCCCTATGATCACTACCCCTTCCGGGAGTCGCAATCGGGACGTGCCACGCCCTTCCCCACTTGTcagacgacgacaacgacgccagcggcggcagcagcggcagcagctaaTCCGCCTGTAGCTGCCAATGCGGTCAGCAGCGCGAGCGTAATCTCCGTCAGCATCAgctccagcaccagcagcacaaCCGCTGCGGGCCCCGCAGCACCTGTCCAGGCGGCGAGCTGTAGCAGCTCGAACtccaccagcaccagcagcagcaacaatgtcAGCTCCGCCTCGAGCGCGGTCAGTGCCTGCGATTCGAGTGACTCGGGCTATGCGGACGACGATTCGACTCGCTCCATCAACTGGAGCTCGGTGCTCAGCCTCAGCTCACAGTCGGCGCTGGATCCGCTCAACAACAACGATCTGTTCAACATACTGCCTGCcgccgccacgcccacagcggTGCCCGTGTGCATAGCGAGCAGCAGTCCCAGCTCTGGCTCCACCCTGGCCTTTAGCGGCAGCTTCACCACGGTGCAGGCGAGCGCCAgtcaaagcagcagcagcagcaacaacaacaacaacaacaactcgtcCTCCACAACGGCCACCTTTACCACATTGTCCACCATATCGTCGGCGACGCACTCTCTGACCTCTTCCTACGTGAGCAGCATCAGCTCCAATGTGTCAGCGGGCGCCAATACGTGGGAGTATGGTTTTCTGGACATGGAGTTCGGGCTGGGCTCGGAGTTCACCGAGCTGGTGCCCAGCTGCAAGCTTAGCTCCGACGAGCTCTTTAAAAGTGGCCTCAGCGGACCCGTCGCCAGCTCCAGGCTGCACGACAACGAGCTGGAACAGCCCGCACACATCATGGTCGGCAGTTAGTATCAGTTGTAGGCGTTCGATTGTCGCGGAGACGGTGGCAGCTGTGGCAGCCGCCGGGCGTAGCGTGCGGGTCACGCCCGTCCGGGTGGCGCCACAGCCCAATTCCAAGCAGTATTCAATATGTAATTGTTGTAGCAAAGAATTAATTGAATCAAACACTGTAAACATAATTTCGAATTATGCTCAGGTTGTGAATGTGCATATtatccccccccccccccccctctccaaTCCCATCACAATCCTCCTACTGAACAGCAGACCCTCAACACAAAAACCCTTTAAACAAGCAAAGCCAGGGGCGCCACACGATAATTGCAAttgtattgaaaataaaaactaagaGAAGAAAATGGTATGACAAATGAAAACTATTAGCAAATTTTTTAAgtgtaaatattgtaaaatttCAAATGTCTAATGTAATGAAGAACAACTTCTAGAACCTAAGCTTAAGAGCAAAAAACAGAattattatatagtatatatatgataaatgTATCTATATTAGCGCGTATGACATGTAACTTTAGCTTTGTtagttgcaattgttgcagtTTTTCGATTACAGCAAAACGtttcacaaacacaaacagaaaGAAGTTGGACAAAGATCAATTATTGcagaaa from Drosophila virilis strain 15010-1051.87 chromosome 2, Dvir_AGI_RSII-ME, whole genome shotgun sequence carries:
- the tara gene encoding AF4/FMR2 family member lilli isoform X1 gives rise to the protein MKTMKMWTEANNVNSAMGLQATAATKRKHELTFDSKDANTTYTGNCAPPPVKANKWAINNNNYLESLEEQQQPQQQQKTSSEQLTESNNNNVEPVKPAHSIISNGDEVTNSSTSSIKSPAEVPLPPTASAAIPEDSIAKLEVVAAVPCEPWSTAASPVAAASSEPVDCISKLQAVAVPSDPWGSIATRSTLATTLLSADELDDDDDDFEDDYEEEESIIPTYCPMRYHPFAQQQQQQQQQQQQQQQQQQHQQQQQHQQQAAAAAAAAAQQQRSYPPGYGSRPAYYSEPFPQQNCSRTGSPQHMAPRGFAPPQWTTTGAATGAGTAGAAGGAAATPSGAQQQQQQQFYENGGGVIYAQPAPQQTIRCAENGKSYLDLGCSSAATTTPASTLPNSNGNTPPAPSSFVAGGLPLPMPLPLPLHGLPLKRCCDGRGGWCSANRSCYKDTRLKIRNLSMFKLSRFRQVSEQSLYRSVLICNTLKRIDREIETEAKELHQAAQQHHQQAAAAAAAAAAQAAQYHPAYQQQQQQQQQQQQQQQQQQQQQQSPPAPLHHAQQDYAPVLNCARLANMDHYQQLAQAPSFQPQAPLGYHERLEAPPPPYRTAAAAAPSGFQAQPTHVAAASATSNCDTSCSTTLHPYDHYPFRESQSGRATPFPTCQTTTTTPAAAAAAAANPPVAANAVSSASVISVSISSSTSSTTAAGPAAPVQAASCSSSNSTSTSSSNNVSSASSAVSACDSSDSGYADDDSTRSINWSSVLSLSSQSALDPLNNNDLFNILPAAATPTAVPVCIASSSPSSGSTLAFSGSFTTVQASASQSSSSSNNNNNNNSSSTTATFTTLSTISSATHSLTSSYVSSISSNVSAGANTWEYGFLDMEFGLGSEFTELVPSCKLSSDELFKSGLSGPVASSRLHDNELEQPAHIMVGS
- the tara gene encoding AF4/FMR2 family member lilli isoform X2, whose amino-acid sequence is MCTEVNSAMGLQATAATKRKHELTFDSKDANTTYTGNCAPPPVKANKWAINNNNYLESLEEQQQPQQQQKTSSEQLTESNNNNVEPVKPAHSIISNGDEVTNSSTSSIKSPAEVPLPPTASAAIPEDSIAKLEVVAAVPCEPWSTAASPVAAASSEPVDCISKLQAVAVPSDPWGSIATRSTLATTLLSADELDDDDDDFEDDYEEEESIIPTYCPMRYHPFAQQQQQQQQQQQQQQQQQQHQQQQQHQQQAAAAAAAAAQQQRSYPPGYGSRPAYYSEPFPQQNCSRTGSPQHMAPRGFAPPQWTTTGAATGAGTAGAAGGAAATPSGAQQQQQQQFYENGGGVIYAQPAPQQTIRCAENGKSYLDLGCSSAATTTPASTLPNSNGNTPPAPSSFVAGGLPLPMPLPLPLHGLPLKRCCDGRGGWCSANRSCYKDTRLKIRNLSMFKLSRFRQVSEQSLYRSVLICNTLKRIDREIETEAKELHQAAQQHHQQAAAAAAAAAAQAAQYHPAYQQQQQQQQQQQQQQQQQQQQQQSPPAPLHHAQQDYAPVLNCARLANMDHYQQLAQAPSFQPQAPLGYHERLEAPPPPYRTAAAAAPSGFQAQPTHVAAASATSNCDTSCSTTLHPYDHYPFRESQSGRATPFPTCQTTTTTPAAAAAAAANPPVAANAVSSASVISVSISSSTSSTTAAGPAAPVQAASCSSSNSTSTSSSNNVSSASSAVSACDSSDSGYADDDSTRSINWSSVLSLSSQSALDPLNNNDLFNILPAAATPTAVPVCIASSSPSSGSTLAFSGSFTTVQASASQSSSSSNNNNNNNSSSTTATFTTLSTISSATHSLTSSYVSSISSNVSAGANTWEYGFLDMEFGLGSEFTELVPSCKLSSDELFKSGLSGPVASSRLHDNELEQPAHIMVGS